The following is a genomic window from Nitrospirota bacterium.
GGATTCCGTGTCAGGCACGGAATGACGACTTTAAACAGGTGGGGCTTGGCATAGCCAAGCCCCACCCTTTAGTCAGCGTCTCAAATAAAAACTATGCTTCAAGAAAATCAAAAGTATACGGCTCTAAGGAATCTTGCGGGTGTTTTGAGTCATATTTAATAATGGCTTTCGCTATGAAAGAGAATTTATCGCCGGGGAGCGTATAGGGCATTATCAGCACTCCATTATGCGGGTGATGCTCGTTAAAGAACTGCACAGTTAAGCGGATATAGTCATTCCTGTTGCGGGTTATAAGACATCTTCTTTCAGATGCAGCGCGCCGAAGATGCTCTATATCGGCAGCTTGTGCCATTCCGGCTTCATAAGCGCTTATGGCATCTATATGATGTTTTTTCAGGATTTCTGCAATTGTCGGGCTGATGTCCTCATCAATGTAATATTTCAACGAATATCTCTTGAGAGAAATGGATATTTTTTATAAACAACTTCTCTGGTCAGTTCTTCATTCTGCTTTATAAGGCGGTTAATTTCTTCAGGATATGCCTTATAATAACCAACAGCGGAACGCAACTGCTGCTCGGCAAGCCAGTGATAGGCCTCACGCAGACGATTAATATCCCTGTCTACCCCTTTATAAGCT
Proteins encoded in this region:
- a CDS encoding DUF5615 family PIN-like protein; its protein translation is MKYYIDEDISPTIAEILKKHHIDAISAYEAGMAQAADIEHLRRAASERRCLITRNRNDYIRLTVQFFNEHHPHNGVLIMPYTLPGDKFSFIAKAIIKYDSKHPQDSLEPYTFDFLEA